From Desulfuromonas soudanensis, the proteins below share one genomic window:
- a CDS encoding pilus assembly protein: MKSTSKKLIPGGTLTLFIVFLLVLSVNGPVFAQTMGTYTSYPPVMASSVKASALILLSNDWTGFTEGYQQPYNDSIDYYGYFDPKKSYKYTTAKKFFPYQVNASTTNHHAPAGYWSGNFLNWLTMSHGDFLRKALTGGRRGDDAVASTRLERANIATRPWTKEPLDYTGYLPENFTPFSGSVKFKSTGIKLQATKGNTALGQYDVQVEVCSSEVSLENNCTLYPAGNYKPQGLLQRYSDRIDFGLMTYSHGKVDAGGIIRRNIGDVSFEFSQTNGQENSGISGMIRYINNYTEKGWDPLGEMYFDALRFYKGLTTAGATSAFCPSGTNDDSYPFFGCASNKPWEDPITTWCQKNSIVILNDEYPSRDHESISGSPFSTFTSSDFPIDASAWTKAVGDAEGITGTDRFVGNILGGLQDNSCKATKFINDLSKVTGMCPSEGDANASYLLAGLAHYAMTEDIRPDMPGDQNVRTYTIAFRASDQEYFVPPAPMNPLWLAAKYGNFNDVNGNNLPDLQEEWDVVPLGGDGQPDGFFYAESGGGVEDALEKVFDLVIKGSASGTSVSVLATSGEGQGNLVQAYYRPRQTIGGKDIYWTGYLQSLWVDEKGFIREDTNANHSLDTSTDKVVRYFVDTDGVTKVMRFDVSSEHPYPDVLNDSPVIKGMDDVAVVWEAGSRLASRSADSRKIYTYLDLDNDQTVDASERMDFNGVSASSIQPFLGLQNAVDNVYLGATEADRAQNLIEYIRGKDPILDTSSFIDSDNSLNLRDRVIYGQTWKLGDIIHSTPVAVSTPVDNYGAIYGDQTYQAFYNQYKNRETTVYVGANDGMLHAFTSWRYDSTAKSYVKPAVASSSEEIGDELWAYIPQNLLPHLKWLARPDYSHVFYMDLQPKVFDARIFPEDATHPHGWGTVLIAGMNTGGGDIFATGAFDGSTSETRYFRPSYAAIDVTDPRNPRLLWEKTFAGLNHTTSFPAVLRVEDSSGTTDKGIWYATFGSGPATYEGTSSTNGRIYVVDLLTGNPYKSGTNDWLFQTAETRAFMGSPASIDMGLNYNVDAFYIGQTYDSSNNATPSWKGTLYKVRIPWEGTLPNSPYGALGTNGRYNSDPTSWRLVRLFNSPRPITAAPALSLDQFLNTWIYFGTGRYFNLGLGGDKSSTETEYLYGIKDPFFNKEHQLDQPLAIPPKDYIFNDDYYHNTLSALTLAPANLFNADPYSVLDNGTVLTGAPGTYTVWGNFDLLKRTAWTKDGWQRTLPSSTSAERSLTKPAVIGGVSLFTTFTPEGDVCSFGGNSYLYALYYETGTAYKQSVFKKVTQTTVTEIVDGVSVEVTKNVYTGATDTVTVDGETQEKVVDKTDLGSGTTSSVGIHVGSQSGGEATGYVQQGTGNVIDFGFKPAFNIRSGLRSWRIAEPNF, translated from the coding sequence ATGAAAAGTACATCTAAAAAACTGATTCCTGGCGGAACCCTGACCCTGTTCATTGTCTTCTTGCTGGTCCTGTCGGTCAACGGCCCGGTCTTTGCTCAAACCATGGGCACTTATACCTCCTATCCGCCGGTTATGGCCTCATCGGTCAAGGCCAGTGCCCTGATCCTTCTGAGTAACGACTGGACGGGATTTACCGAGGGGTATCAGCAACCCTATAACGATTCCATCGATTATTACGGCTACTTCGATCCGAAAAAAAGTTACAAGTACACTACCGCCAAAAAGTTTTTCCCCTATCAGGTCAACGCGAGCACAACCAACCATCACGCTCCAGCCGGGTATTGGAGCGGCAACTTTCTCAACTGGCTGACCATGTCCCACGGCGATTTTTTACGCAAGGCGTTGACCGGGGGGCGCCGCGGGGACGATGCCGTCGCCTCGACTCGGCTGGAACGGGCCAATATCGCCACGAGACCCTGGACCAAGGAACCTTTGGACTACACGGGGTACCTCCCCGAAAATTTTACTCCCTTCTCAGGCAGTGTTAAATTCAAGAGCACCGGCATAAAACTCCAGGCCACCAAAGGGAACACGGCACTTGGACAATATGACGTGCAGGTAGAAGTCTGCAGTTCCGAGGTTTCCCTCGAGAACAACTGTACCCTGTATCCAGCCGGCAATTACAAACCCCAGGGCCTTCTGCAACGCTACTCGGACAGGATAGATTTCGGCCTTATGACTTACAGCCATGGGAAAGTCGATGCCGGAGGAATTATCCGTCGCAACATCGGTGATGTCAGCTTCGAATTCTCCCAGACCAATGGCCAGGAAAACAGCGGCATCTCCGGAATGATTCGCTATATCAATAATTACACGGAAAAAGGGTGGGATCCGCTGGGTGAAATGTACTTCGACGCTCTGCGGTTCTACAAAGGGCTGACGACCGCCGGAGCGACCTCCGCCTTCTGTCCGTCGGGCACGAACGACGATAGTTATCCTTTTTTCGGCTGTGCGAGCAATAAACCCTGGGAAGATCCGATCACAACCTGGTGTCAGAAGAACTCGATCGTTATTCTGAATGACGAATACCCCAGCAGAGATCACGAGTCGATCTCCGGAAGTCCCTTCTCCACTTTCACCTCTTCGGACTTCCCTATTGATGCCAGCGCTTGGACAAAAGCGGTCGGCGATGCCGAGGGGATCACCGGTACCGATCGATTTGTCGGAAATATTCTCGGGGGGCTTCAGGACAACAGCTGCAAGGCGACCAAATTCATTAATGATCTGAGCAAGGTCACCGGCATGTGCCCTTCTGAGGGGGATGCCAATGCGAGTTATCTCCTGGCTGGACTTGCCCACTATGCCATGACCGAAGATATCCGGCCGGATATGCCAGGCGACCAGAATGTGCGTACCTATACCATCGCCTTTCGCGCCTCGGACCAAGAATACTTCGTTCCTCCTGCGCCGATGAATCCCCTGTGGCTGGCTGCCAAGTATGGCAACTTCAACGACGTGAACGGGAACAACCTCCCAGACCTGCAGGAGGAGTGGGACGTAGTTCCTCTCGGCGGAGACGGGCAACCGGATGGTTTTTTCTATGCCGAATCGGGGGGCGGCGTCGAGGATGCCCTGGAAAAGGTTTTTGATCTGGTCATCAAGGGTTCGGCTTCGGGGACCTCGGTTTCGGTTCTGGCAACCTCCGGCGAAGGGCAGGGCAACCTGGTCCAGGCCTACTATCGGCCACGTCAAACCATCGGAGGCAAAGATATTTACTGGACCGGATATCTCCAGTCCCTCTGGGTCGACGAAAAAGGATTTATCCGTGAAGATACCAACGCCAACCATTCTCTTGACACCAGTACAGACAAGGTTGTCCGCTACTTTGTCGATACCGACGGTGTGACCAAGGTGATGCGTTTCGATGTCAGCTCTGAACATCCTTACCCCGATGTCCTGAATGATTCCCCTGTAATTAAAGGCATGGACGATGTCGCCGTCGTCTGGGAGGCGGGGTCGCGCCTGGCAAGCCGCTCGGCCGACAGCCGAAAGATTTACACCTATCTTGATCTGGACAACGATCAGACAGTCGATGCCTCGGAGAGAATGGATTTTAACGGGGTGTCAGCCTCCAGCATCCAGCCCTTCCTCGGCCTGCAAAATGCTGTGGACAACGTCTATCTTGGAGCCACCGAGGCTGATCGTGCGCAGAACCTGATCGAATATATTCGCGGCAAGGATCCGATCCTCGATACTTCGTCCTTCATCGACAGCGATAACAGCCTCAATCTGCGTGACCGGGTGATTTACGGACAAACCTGGAAACTGGGCGACATCATTCATTCAACGCCCGTCGCCGTTTCGACTCCGGTTGATAACTATGGCGCAATCTACGGCGATCAGACCTACCAGGCGTTTTACAATCAGTACAAGAATCGGGAAACGACTGTTTATGTCGGAGCCAATGACGGGATGCTCCATGCCTTTACCTCCTGGCGCTACGACTCCACGGCTAAAAGCTACGTTAAGCCTGCCGTCGCCTCCAGCAGTGAAGAGATCGGCGATGAATTGTGGGCCTATATTCCGCAAAATCTGCTGCCTCATCTCAAGTGGCTGGCCCGTCCGGACTACTCGCACGTTTTCTACATGGATCTGCAGCCCAAGGTGTTCGATGCCCGCATTTTTCCCGAGGATGCGACCCACCCTCATGGTTGGGGTACCGTCTTGATCGCCGGAATGAACACCGGCGGAGGGGACATCTTCGCCACCGGAGCCTTCGACGGGTCGACATCTGAAACGCGCTACTTCCGTCCCAGTTACGCCGCCATCGATGTCACCGATCCGCGAAATCCCAGGCTTCTCTGGGAGAAAACCTTTGCCGGGTTGAACCACACCACATCTTTTCCGGCGGTACTCAGGGTGGAGGACTCCAGCGGTACCACCGACAAGGGTATCTGGTATGCGACCTTCGGATCGGGGCCGGCGACCTACGAAGGCACCAGTTCCACCAACGGCCGCATTTATGTCGTTGATCTCCTCACCGGCAATCCTTATAAATCCGGGACCAATGACTGGCTCTTTCAGACGGCCGAGACCAGGGCATTCATGGGGTCCCCGGCCTCTATCGACATGGGGCTCAATTACAATGTCGATGCCTTCTATATCGGCCAGACCTACGATTCAAGCAACAATGCAACCCCTTCCTGGAAGGGGACGCTGTACAAGGTACGCATTCCCTGGGAGGGCACCTTGCCGAATTCTCCCTATGGTGCGTTGGGCACCAATGGAAGATACAATTCCGATCCCACCTCCTGGAGACTGGTTCGTCTGTTTAATTCCCCGCGACCGATCACGGCGGCGCCGGCCCTGAGTCTCGATCAATTCCTGAATACCTGGATCTATTTCGGAACGGGACGCTATTTCAACCTTGGCCTCGGCGGAGACAAAAGCAGCACCGAAACCGAGTACCTCTATGGCATCAAGGATCCCTTCTTTAACAAGGAGCACCAATTAGATCAACCCCTGGCGATTCCACCCAAGGATTATATCTTTAATGACGACTATTACCACAATACCTTGAGCGCCCTGACGCTCGCGCCGGCTAATCTCTTCAACGCCGATCCTTATTCGGTGCTGGATAACGGCACGGTCCTCACCGGTGCCCCGGGAACTTACACGGTCTGGGGAAACTTCGATCTTCTCAAGCGCACTGCCTGGACAAAAGATGGTTGGCAACGAACGTTGCCGTCTTCGACAAGCGCCGAACGGTCTCTGACCAAACCGGCGGTGATCGGGGGGGTCTCGCTCTTTACAACCTTTACCCCTGAAGGCGATGTTTGCAGCTTCGGTGGGAACAGCTATCTGTATGCTCTCTATTACGAAACTGGGACGGCTTATAAACAATCGGTTTTCAAAAAAGTAACTCAAACGACCGTAACCGAAATTGTCGATGGTGTGAGTGTTGAAGTCACCAAAAATGTTTATACCGGTGCTACGGATACGGTCACGGTTGACGGCGAAACCCAGGAAAAAGTCGTCGACAAGACCGACCTCGGTTCCGGTACGACATCCAGTGTCGGTATCCATGTCGGATCACAGTCCGGAGGCGAAGCGACCGGTTATGTCCAGCAGGGGACGGGAAACGTCATCGACTTTGGCTTCAAGCCGGCGTTCAATATCCGCAGCGGCTTACGATCATGGCGAATCGCTGAACCCAATTTTTAG
- a CDS encoding GspH/FimT family pseudopilin produces MNASRMGNKGFTLIELLIVVAILAIASAIAVPGIRQMRQNTVLKSEARDLLSAFHTARLEAVSRNTDVTISFIKGAYSPAGGVGEYTVFIDNGAGAGGVAGNRLPDGDEEKIIEKAIGAGVSMPLSANSTFTGTSPAMWAGFNYRGLPLENNLGGVVLQNANSRYYRLVMSPTGTVRMQQSSTDSW; encoded by the coding sequence ATGAATGCAAGCCGGATGGGAAACAAGGGTTTTACCCTGATTGAGTTGCTGATCGTTGTGGCGATATTGGCTATTGCCAGTGCCATTGCGGTGCCGGGGATCCGTCAAATGCGGCAGAACACTGTGCTGAAGTCCGAGGCGCGGGATCTGCTTTCGGCCTTTCATACGGCAAGACTCGAGGCCGTAAGCCGAAACACCGATGTAACCATCTCTTTTATTAAAGGGGCCTATTCGCCCGCCGGTGGCGTCGGCGAATATACGGTCTTTATCGACAACGGTGCCGGTGCCGGTGGTGTTGCCGGGAACAGACTCCCCGATGGTGATGAGGAGAAGATTATCGAAAAGGCCATTGGTGCCGGCGTGTCCATGCCCTTGTCCGCCAATTCAACTTTCACGGGGACATCTCCGGCGATGTGGGCCGGTTTCAATTACAGGGGACTCCCTCTGGAGAACAACCTCGGGGGAGTGGTCCTGCAAAACGCCAACAGCCGCTATTATCGGCTCGTTATGTCGCCGACGGGAACTGTCCGGATGCAACAGAGTTCGACCGACAGTTGGTAA
- a CDS encoding ferredoxin, whose translation MARIPAVDQDACIGCEVCTLVCPEVFRMTGDHDDHHEHKSEVYNPDGAPEEKIELAMDRCPAACIYWQD comes from the coding sequence ATGGCGCGCATTCCCGCCGTTGACCAGGACGCCTGCATCGGCTGCGAAGTCTGTACCCTGGTCTGCCCCGAAGTCTTCCGCATGACCGGCGACCACGACGACCACCATGAGCACAAGTCGGAGGTCTACAACCCCGACGGCGCACCGGAGGAGAAGATCGAGCTGGCCATGGATCGCTGCCCGGCAGCCTGCATCTACTGGCAGGATTGA
- a CDS encoding prepilin-type N-terminal cleavage/methylation domain-containing protein — translation MNKSSTRQKGFSLVELLVALVISAVVGTALVSIFITDSRRFTVQTQVVDMQQTLRAGLDMLSQDLLMAGYDPTESGNFGITDIGLRNLDNNLDTTGDSSITFEMDDNEDGLLDSNETIRYVLYDFPVDTPDGRTDLGRVVGGGGRQLLAENVDAIGLAYAFDQDADRVIDTSAGGNLIWAMDTDNDNVLDTALDTNDDGVIDADDDAAGVALPTLVQLDRIRAVQIWLLVRNETADTGFINNETYVVANRRLAFNDNFRRRTLSTIVKFRNLGL, via the coding sequence ATGAATAAATCAAGTACAAGGCAAAAAGGCTTTAGTCTGGTCGAGTTGCTGGTGGCCCTGGTCATTTCGGCAGTCGTCGGCACGGCTCTCGTGTCGATTTTCATCACCGATTCGCGAAGATTTACCGTCCAGACCCAGGTGGTGGACATGCAGCAGACCCTTCGAGCGGGTTTGGACATGCTCTCCCAGGATCTGCTGATGGCCGGATATGATCCGACGGAGAGCGGGAATTTCGGCATTACGGATATCGGTCTCAGGAATCTCGACAACAATCTTGATACGACAGGGGACAGCTCCATCACCTTTGAGATGGACGACAATGAGGATGGTCTGCTGGATAGTAACGAAACCATCCGTTACGTTCTCTATGATTTTCCCGTCGATACTCCGGACGGACGCACCGACCTGGGGCGAGTTGTCGGGGGAGGGGGGCGCCAGCTCCTCGCCGAGAATGTCGATGCCATCGGGCTGGCCTATGCCTTTGATCAGGACGCTGATCGTGTCATCGATACCTCGGCCGGAGGAAACCTGATCTGGGCCATGGATACCGACAACGACAACGTCCTCGATACCGCCCTGGACACCAATGACGACGGGGTGATCGATGCCGATGATGACGCCGCCGGAGTTGCCCTCCCCACGTTGGTCCAACTCGATCGGATTCGGGCGGTGCAGATTTGGCTTCTGGTGCGTAACGAGACGGCCGACACCGGCTTCATCAATAACGAAACTTATGTGGTGGCCAACCGCCGACTCGCCTTCAATGACAACTTCCGCCGCCGCACCCTGTCAACGATTGTCAAATTCAGGAATTTGGGATTATGA
- a CDS encoding sigma-54-dependent transcriptional regulator, giving the protein MKRDDEKILVIDDEAPLRHMLRLVLEKAGYRVIEAADGAVALAILEGEPFDLVLCDIRMPEMDGLAFLDQVAARKLPVTLIMMSAYGSIDTAIECMKRGAYDYISKPFKPDEVILTLRKAEERLRLRRENDRLRDELATVSPPSGIVSVSASMEQVLKLVRQVAVSSSPALITGETGTGKELVARALHNEGGRRDRPFVAVNCSAISASLMESELFGHVKGAFTGADRDRPGLFGAADGGTLFLDEIGELPLELQPKLLRVLQEGEIRRVGESRSRRVDVRVLTATARDLREEVARGRFRDDLYFRLAVVEIPIPPLRQRMEDLPFLVEHFVARIAARERRSPPVFTRAAIDLLQGYRWPGNVRELENFIEKTLIFCRGETIDGAELPWEVRRENRTEPSSLSLKQAASRLEREYIAKALAATGGNRTHAARLLEISLRALLYKVKEYGIE; this is encoded by the coding sequence ATGAAACGTGACGATGAAAAGATCCTGGTGATCGACGATGAAGCGCCCCTGCGCCACATGCTGCGTCTGGTCCTCGAAAAAGCCGGGTACAGGGTGATCGAAGCGGCCGACGGCGCCGTCGCTCTTGCCATTCTCGAGGGGGAGCCCTTCGACCTCGTCCTCTGCGATATCCGCATGCCGGAGATGGACGGGCTGGCCTTTCTCGATCAGGTCGCTGCCCGCAAGCTTCCGGTCACGCTGATTATGATGAGCGCCTACGGTTCCATCGATACCGCCATCGAATGCATGAAGCGCGGCGCCTACGATTACATCTCCAAGCCCTTCAAGCCCGATGAGGTGATCCTGACCCTGCGCAAGGCCGAAGAGCGCCTCCGCCTGCGGCGGGAAAACGACCGTCTCCGCGACGAACTGGCGACCGTCTCCCCTCCATCGGGAATCGTCTCCGTCAGCGCCTCCATGGAGCAGGTTTTGAAGCTGGTCCGCCAGGTGGCCGTCTCGTCTTCCCCGGCCCTGATTACCGGGGAAACGGGGACCGGCAAGGAGCTGGTCGCCCGGGCCCTCCACAACGAGGGGGGGCGCAGGGATCGTCCGTTTGTCGCCGTCAACTGCAGCGCAATATCGGCAAGCCTCATGGAGAGCGAACTGTTCGGTCACGTCAAGGGGGCCTTCACCGGCGCCGACCGGGACCGCCCCGGACTGTTCGGGGCCGCCGACGGCGGCACTCTGTTTCTCGACGAAATCGGCGAACTCCCCCTCGAACTGCAACCCAAGCTGCTGCGCGTTCTTCAGGAGGGCGAAATTCGCCGGGTCGGAGAGAGCCGCTCGCGCCGGGTCGATGTCCGGGTGCTGACGGCCACCGCCCGCGATCTCAGGGAGGAGGTGGCCCGGGGGCGTTTCCGCGACGATCTCTATTTTCGCCTGGCCGTGGTGGAAATCCCCATTCCTCCCCTGCGGCAGCGGATGGAAGACCTCCCCTTTCTCGTCGAGCATTTCGTTGCCCGCATCGCCGCCCGCGAGCGGCGATCGCCGCCGGTTTTCACCCGCGCCGCCATCGACCTTCTCCAGGGATATCGGTGGCCGGGAAACGTTCGGGAACTGGAAAACTTCATCGAGAAGACCCTCATCTTCTGCCGGGGGGAGACGATCGACGGCGCCGAGCTCCCCTGGGAGGTCCGCCGTGAAAATCGCACGGAGCCGAGCAGTCTCTCCCTCAAACAGGCGGCATCGCGCCTGGAGCGCGAATATATCGCCAAGGCCCTGGCGGCCACGGGCGGAAATCGGACCCATGCCGCGCGCCTGCTGGAGATCAGCCTGCGCGCCCTTCTCTATAAGGTGAAGGAGTACGGCATCGAGTGA
- a CDS encoding sensor histidine kinase translates to MKRRVGLRTEIIVNISFLVGAALLLGGFLLVKLTERELVAQRVSSVSATMKIVAGVLAPDLAEKDDLRARVETVLQPLSGSLSPAGWCLVDRDLTSLAASSGFVPDRTEILQVRYQSEPLSKIDYDFNRIPGFGGAASVLVSVPVFHRQQFAGSLQVRFSLADVRRQVASAQKLVILYALLYGTVLVSAGVYLLSRNVVHPVRQLMASTRQVAGGDLEQTLPVTGPSEISDLAGSFNTMVAALKASRLQSEEAIATLHDANLELLQAQQELLRSEKMASVGHLAAGMAHEIGNPLGAVIGYLEILRGDLGPGPEKDLAERALTETGRIDRLVRDLLDYAAPSPIDTELIDPAQVLREARDILVQQGALAALSLTDALPLQLPKTSIARHKLLQVFVNLLLNARDACDPGGTIGLAGGSEPGWVSLSISDTGAGMSQEIASHIFDPFYTTKAPGRGRGLGLSVCHRVVSEAGGVISVQSEPGRGSSFTVRLKEAESRCHET, encoded by the coding sequence GTGAAAAGAAGGGTCGGACTGCGTACGGAAATTATCGTCAACATCTCCTTTCTTGTCGGTGCGGCGCTCCTGCTCGGAGGTTTTCTGCTGGTCAAATTGACGGAAAGGGAACTGGTCGCCCAACGGGTATCTTCCGTTTCCGCGACGATGAAGATCGTCGCCGGGGTCCTGGCTCCCGACCTTGCGGAAAAAGATGATCTCAGGGCACGGGTCGAAACGGTTCTCCAGCCCCTCTCCGGAAGTCTTTCTCCTGCAGGCTGGTGCCTTGTCGACAGGGATCTGACGTCGCTGGCCGCTTCTTCCGGTTTTGTCCCGGACCGAACCGAAATCCTTCAGGTCCGCTATCAATCCGAACCCCTGTCAAAAATAGATTACGACTTTAACCGGATCCCCGGGTTTGGCGGCGCGGCCTCGGTTCTCGTCTCGGTCCCTGTTTTTCATCGCCAGCAATTTGCCGGTTCTCTGCAGGTCCGTTTTTCCCTGGCGGATGTTCGCCGGCAGGTCGCCTCAGCACAGAAGCTGGTCATTCTCTATGCCCTCCTGTACGGAACCGTACTCGTTTCAGCCGGCGTTTATCTGTTGAGCCGCAACGTCGTCCACCCCGTACGGCAGCTGATGGCGAGCACCCGGCAGGTCGCCGGGGGCGATCTGGAACAGACCCTTCCCGTTACCGGCCCCAGCGAGATTTCCGATCTTGCCGGTTCCTTCAACACCATGGTCGCCGCCCTCAAGGCGAGCCGTTTGCAAAGCGAGGAGGCTATTGCCACCCTGCATGATGCCAATCTGGAGCTCCTGCAGGCGCAGCAGGAGCTGCTGCGCTCGGAAAAGATGGCCTCGGTCGGTCATCTGGCCGCAGGCATGGCTCACGAGATCGGCAATCCCCTCGGCGCCGTCATCGGCTATCTCGAAATCCTGCGGGGAGATCTTGGTCCCGGCCCCGAAAAGGATCTGGCCGAACGCGCCCTCACCGAAACCGGGCGCATCGACCGTCTGGTCCGCGACCTCCTCGACTACGCGGCTCCTTCGCCCATCGATACCGAACTGATCGATCCCGCTCAGGTCCTGAGGGAGGCCCGGGACATCCTTGTCCAGCAAGGCGCTTTGGCAGCCTTGTCCCTGACCGATGCGCTCCCTTTGCAGCTGCCGAAAACCTCCATCGCCAGACACAAACTGCTGCAGGTCTTCGTCAACCTTCTGCTGAATGCCCGGGACGCCTGCGACCCTGGGGGGACGATCGGGCTCGCGGGAGGTTCGGAGCCGGGCTGGGTCTCCCTTTCGATCTCCGATACCGGGGCCGGGATGAGTCAGGAGATCGCCAGTCACATCTTCGATCCGTTCTATACCACCAAGGCCCCGGGACGCGGGCGCGGGCTCGGCCTATCCGTCTGCCACCGGGTGGTCAGCGAGGCCGGCGGCGTCATTTCCGTGCAGTCCGAACCCGGCAGGGGGAGCAGCTTTACCGTCAGGCTGAAGGAAGCCGAATCGAGGTGCCATGAAACGTGA
- a CDS encoding PilX N-terminal domain-containing pilus assembly protein, translating into MKKSFARIKKEETGSVLILSLLILMVLTLLGISASNTSVFEYKIASNDKYRDMAFYNADGGIYATAKLIGEVITGSADPDHPGVVSYPIDGGFTVAGDFYKEAMGYKVPDDPSLSDLRINLAQGSVDIDIVSRSAQQIAGGGAEFGSGSGGAGVGSVGGIGIKYEIDAYGNGPANSRVVVGTRYVKILGASGGL; encoded by the coding sequence ATGAAAAAGTCGTTTGCCAGGATAAAAAAGGAAGAAACCGGCTCGGTTCTCATCCTCAGCCTGTTGATTCTCATGGTGTTGACCCTTCTCGGCATTTCTGCCTCGAATACTTCGGTCTTTGAATACAAGATCGCCAGCAACGATAAATATCGGGACATGGCATTTTACAACGCCGACGGCGGGATCTACGCAACCGCCAAACTGATCGGCGAAGTGATCACCGGCAGCGCGGATCCCGATCACCCCGGGGTGGTGAGTTATCCCATCGACGGCGGTTTCACAGTTGCCGGAGATTTCTACAAGGAGGCGATGGGTTACAAGGTTCCGGATGACCCTTCGTTAAGTGATCTCAGAATCAACTTGGCCCAAGGGTCCGTGGATATCGACATCGTTTCCCGCAGCGCCCAGCAGATCGCCGGAGGGGGCGCCGAGTTCGGCAGCGGTTCCGGCGGCGCCGGTGTCGGTTCCGTGGGCGGAATCGGCATCAAGTATGAGATCGATGCCTACGGCAATGGACCGGCGAACTCCCGGGTGGTTGTCGGTACGCGATATGTGAAGATTCTCGGGGCATCCGGAGGTTTATAA
- a CDS encoding type IV pilus modification PilV family protein produces MKSPRRREQGFSLIEVLVSMLILSIGLMAVASMQINAGRSDIRSMGMTKGGALAHGKMEELIGRPYEHADLVAGAGVHPWEIREEYSLGWEVVDNTPIPNVKTVTVTVEWDRDWEGGDAGEPFPPQTYRLSYIKPAGI; encoded by the coding sequence ATGAAGAGTCCGCGGAGAAGGGAACAGGGTTTTTCCCTCATCGAAGTTCTGGTGTCCATGTTGATTCTCTCCATAGGGCTCATGGCGGTGGCGTCCATGCAGATCAATGCCGGAAGGAGTGACATTCGTTCCATGGGGATGACCAAAGGGGGAGCCTTGGCTCACGGCAAGATGGAGGAGTTGATCGGGCGCCCCTATGAACACGCCGACCTGGTCGCCGGTGCCGGTGTGCATCCCTGGGAAATCCGCGAGGAATATTCCCTGGGATGGGAGGTTGTCGATAATACCCCAATTCCCAACGTCAAGACCGTGACGGTGACCGTGGAATGGGATCGGGACTGGGAGGGAGGCGATGCAGGCGAACCTTTTCCCCCCCAAACCTATCGGCTCTCCTATATCAAACCCGCAGGGATCTGA